GCTGGACGGAGCAGACCAGCAAAGGCCTCATGTGGCGCGACATCGGCCTCGGCGAATGGCTCTTCAACATGGATGAAGAGTCCGAGATCCCCGGCATCGTCCCCGCCGTCGTCGCCATGGCCAAAGACCCCGCCGCCGCCAAAGCCAAAGCCCTCAAAGGCCAGGCCGTGGTGCATGAGCGCCAGCGCCTGACCATGGAGATCGTCGGCAAGAGCGCGAAGGCGGCGATGGGCTGATTGGGGTAGCGACCCGACCCAAGGAGCGGGACTTGCCAAGTCCCGGCTTCATTCCTCAAGCACCGTCAAAGAAGAGCGGTGATGCGCTCTGCGCTTTCACACGCACACCGGGACGCTTTGCGGCTTCGGCGTCCGGGATACCGGGACTTGGCAAGTCCCGCTCCTTGCGCAGCCGCCCCGCTCAACCATCTGGGGCGCTCTTCTTTGTCTCTTTTTTCTCGTCAGTCAGCCGTTGCTTGACCTTCATAATGCGGTCCACCAAGTCCGGAATTGTTTTGGTTTGCAGGATCCCGGAGACCTCTTCCCGCGTCATGGGCGGGTAAGGCATGGTTTCCACCGGCACCGGTTTGACGAAGGCTATGTTCCACCAAAAGCATGCAGCCCATACAAACGCCCCAAGATAAAATGCCGTTCCAAGCAGCATCAAAAACTTATGCCAGGCGGAGCAGCCCCACCTGTCCCGAAGTTTCTGGCGATATTTGCCGCTGAAGATTGCCATGCCTGCAAGGAACAAAAAAACCAGCCCATACCAGGTGGCATAAAAAACCATCGTCACGATGGCAATCGCTGCGAGGCAAAGAAGCGCAATGAGGTCCTCCATTCTGTCCCCTTACCATGCCCGCCTTCAACTTTTTGTCCAGAAGCCCCACATTCCACCCGCACTTGCACTTTCCCCCATCCCGGACGAACTAGGCGGTCCGATTCTTCACCTGTGAAACTGCACTACCACCTCATCGCCCAGATCATCAGCTCCCTGCGGGACGTCTTTGTGGACCGTCGTTATGCCGACAAGGTGGTGGAGTATGCCTTCAAACGCCACCCGAAGTGGGGCAGCCGGGACCGCAAGCTCTTCGCCGAGGCGGTTTATGAAATCGTCCGCCACTGGCGCTGGTACTGGTATCTGGCTGGCCAGCCGGATGCCGAGCACACCCAGCGGGAGGCCATCACCCCGGAGCGGCTCTGGCACGTCTGGGCCGCCTACTGGATCATGGCCGAAAACGACCTGCCCTTCTTCGATGAAGTGGGCGCCGTCCGGCGCGGTTACATCATCGAGCGCTCCAAAGCCGAAGTGCCTGAGGCCATCCGCGCCTCCATTCCCGACTGGATGGATGCGCGCCTGAGCCGCGAACTGGGTGCCGCCTGGCCCGCCATTCGCGAAACCCTCAATACCCCCGCCTCTGTGTATCTGCGGGTAAATACGCTCAAGACCGAGCGCCGCAGCCTCAAGACCCGCCTCGCCCAGGAAGGTTTCATCACGGACGGTCTCAAGGACATCCCCACCGTCCTGCATCTGCGCCAGCGGTACAATGTCTTTGGCATGGCCGCATTTAAAGAAGGACTCTTTGAAGTCCAGGACGCCTCCTCCCAGCGCGTGGCTCCTTTCCTTCAGGTCGAGCCTGGGATGAAGGTGGTGGATGCCTGTGCCGGGGCCGGTGGCAAGACGCTTCATATCGCCGCGCTCATGCAGAACAAGGGCAAGATCATCGCCCTGGACGTGCATGACTGGAAACTGGCCGAGCTACGCAAACGCGCCGCCCGCGCCGGTGTGGACGTGGCCGAGACCCGGGTCATCGAAGGCACCAAGACCCTCAAGCGCCTCGCTGGATATGCCGACCGCCTTTTGCTGGACGTGCCCTGCTCCGGCCTGGGCGTCCTGCGCCGCAATCCTGATGCGAAATGGAAACTCAGTAACGAGGAGATTGATCGCCTCATTATCGAGCAGCAGGACATCCTCACCCGCTACAGCGCATTGGTGAAGCCAGGCGGCAAAATGGTCTATGCCACCTGCTCCATTCTCCCGGGTGAAAATGAAGACCAGGTGCAAAAGTTCCTCTCCACCCATGGCGACCAATGGACGCTGGAGGAAGAGATGAAAATCAACCCCGCCGAAACGGGCCACGACGGTTTCTACGCCGCCCGCCTCCTTCGCAAGAAAGAGGAGCCTGCCGCCCCTGCAGCAGCAGCCGCCGCCACCGCTGAAACGGTCCCCGCGATTGTCGAGAAAGCAGTCCTGCCGCCCGCAGGCCCGGCCTTGGAGGAGCCCACCGCACCACCGCCAGCCTCTACTGCGGAAGAAGCTTGAGTTCCCTGCTGAAATCACCGCAGAATCGCCCCGGTCATCACGTTAATTGTCTCCTTCCATGAAAGCCATCTTCCTCCCGCTTCTCGCCCTCGGTGCCATTGCCGCCTTTGCCTTCGCTGCCGATCCCGCTTCCGCACCGCCGCTGAAGGTCCTCATGATCACCGGCGGCTGCTGCCACGATTACGAGAACCAGAAGATGATCCTGGCGGAAGGCCTCAGCGCCCGTGCCAATGTGGAATTCACCATCGTCCATGAAGAAGGACCGGCTGGCAAAAAGGACAAGACCCACAAGATCAGCATTTATGAAAAGGAAGACTGGGCCAAAGGCTACGATGTGATCCTTCACAACGAATGCTTCGGCGGCATCACTGATGACGCCTTTGTCAACCGCATCGCCAAGGCCCATCATGACGGCGTGCCTGCCGTGATGCTGCACTGCTCCACCCACAGCTATCGCGCCGCCACCACGGATGAATGGCGCAAGTGCATCGGCCAGACGTCCATGAGCCACGAAAAGAACCGTGACCTTCTGGTCAAAAACGTCGCCCCAGAGCATCCCGTCATGAAGGGCTTCCCCATGGAGTGGAACAACCCCAAGGATGAGCTTTATAAGAACGACAAGCTCTGGGAAAACTTCGTCCCCCTGGCCAAGGCCTTCGGTGAAGACACCCAAAAGGACCACTTCCTCGTCTGGGTGAACACATACGGAAAAGGCAAGGTCTTCGGCACCACCATGGGCCATGGCAACGATACCATGAGCTCCCCCGTCTTCCTGGACCTCGTCGCCCGCGGTCTCCTCTGGTCGGCTGACAAGCTCACCGACGAAGGCAAGCCTGCCGCCGGTTACGAGTCCAAGCAGAAGTAAGCCGTAACCATGATGGCCCGCCGCGCGCCTGGGCGGCAAGGGCCTAAGCCGCCGCGAAGGCCCGGATTTTCATTGCGCAAGCCCCACCTAAATTGAACGCGGATTACCGTGCCTTCGCTCCCCGCTCGTCTTTTTCGACGACGCCGTCGCGCAGGCGGATGATGCGGGTGCAACGCTCCACCATGCGCTCGTCATGGGTGACGAAGACGAGGGTTTTCCCCTGCTGGTTCAGTTCGTCAAAGAGGGCCAGGATCTCCTGGCCGGACTTGGAATCCAGGTTTCCGGTGGCCTCATCGGCCAGGATCATCAGCGGGCTATTGGACAGGGCGCGGGCGATGGCCACACGCTGCTGCTGGCCGCCGGACAGCTCATTAGGCTTGTGATAAAGGCGGTGGCCCAGGCCCACCTGGGTGGCCAGCTTTTCGGCCACCTGGCGCATGTGCGCATCATCGGCACCTCCATAGTACATGGGGACGGAGATATTCTCCACCACGGTGAGCTGCTGGATGAGGTTGTAGCTCTGGAAGATGAACCCGAGGTTCCGGTTCCGCGCGGCGGAGAGGTCATCATCATTGAGTGTGGCCACATTCTCCCCGCCCAGGAAGTAATCTCCGCTGGTGGGCTGGTCCAGGCAGCCGAGGACATTGAGCAGGGTGGACTTGCCACAGCCGGAGGGCCCCATGATGCAGACGTACTCACCGGGGTGGATGTCAAAGGACACCCCCTGGAGCACGTGGCTCAGGACATCGCCCATCTGGTAAGACTTGCGGATGTCCCGCAGGCTGATGATCGGCTCAGACATGGGGCTTACTTGACGATGGCCACATCCTTCGGCTTGGGCTTGCCCTGGCCTTTAGGTTTGGCCGGGGCCACGACTTCTTCCTCAGCCATGCCGGGGGCGGCAGGTCCGGAGGCGCCGTTTTCAGGAATCAGCTTTTTCGGCAGTGACAGGGCCACCATCTCCCCCAGGTTCAGGCCGTCGCGCACTTCGATGAATTCATCATTGAAGAGGCCCGTCTTCACGGAGCGGCGCTCCAGCGCACCACCGGCGGTGACATAGCAGTAGTGGTTGTCGTTCTCCACTTCGATGCTCTGGACGGGCACAAACATGACATCGGCAAGCTGGTTCACCAGAATCTCCGCCTTGGCGTTCATGCCGGGTTTCATCCACGGATGCGTGCCCAGGATGTGGACGGAGGCGGGATAGACTTTTAAATTGGGTGTGTAACGGCTGCTGCTGGAATCTGGCAGCACGGCCAGTTCCGCCACACGGCCTTCCAGGACGACGCCAGGCTCGGCATCCACCTTGATGAGCACCGGCTGGCCGATGCGGACCTTTTTCACCTGGGATTCGTGGATGTTCACATGCACGCCCATCTGGGACATGTTGGGGATGGTGAGCACCGTCTGGCGGAAGCGCACGCTGACGCCTTCCTCAATGGACTCATTGTACCGGGAGGAGGCGCTGGCATTCAGGTTGCCGTAAGCGACGAGGCCGGGCTGCACGGCCCGCATCATGCAGGCCTTGAGCTGGCGCTCGAGATCCTCTTTTTTGGCCAGCTCCATTTCATAGCGGCGCTTGGCGGTGGTGAAGCGGGTCTCCGCCTGGGCCATCTTGGAGCGGTTGGCGCGGACGGTGCGCTGC
The Prosthecobacter sp. SYSU 5D2 DNA segment above includes these coding regions:
- a CDS encoding class I SAM-dependent methyltransferase; translated protein: MKLHYHLIAQIISSLRDVFVDRRYADKVVEYAFKRHPKWGSRDRKLFAEAVYEIVRHWRWYWYLAGQPDAEHTQREAITPERLWHVWAAYWIMAENDLPFFDEVGAVRRGYIIERSKAEVPEAIRASIPDWMDARLSRELGAAWPAIRETLNTPASVYLRVNTLKTERRSLKTRLAQEGFITDGLKDIPTVLHLRQRYNVFGMAAFKEGLFEVQDASSQRVAPFLQVEPGMKVVDACAGAGGKTLHIAALMQNKGKIIALDVHDWKLAELRKRAARAGVDVAETRVIEGTKTLKRLAGYADRLLLDVPCSGLGVLRRNPDAKWKLSNEEIDRLIIEQQDILTRYSALVKPGGKMVYATCSILPGENEDQVQKFLSTHGDQWTLEEEMKINPAETGHDGFYAARLLRKKEEPAAPAAAAAATAETVPAIVEKAVLPPAGPALEEPTAPPPASTAEEA
- a CDS encoding ThuA domain-containing protein; its protein translation is MKAIFLPLLALGAIAAFAFAADPASAPPLKVLMITGGCCHDYENQKMILAEGLSARANVEFTIVHEEGPAGKKDKTHKISIYEKEDWAKGYDVILHNECFGGITDDAFVNRIAKAHHDGVPAVMLHCSTHSYRAATTDEWRKCIGQTSMSHEKNRDLLVKNVAPEHPVMKGFPMEWNNPKDELYKNDKLWENFVPLAKAFGEDTQKDHFLVWVNTYGKGKVFGTTMGHGNDTMSSPVFLDLVARGLLWSADKLTDEGKPAAGYESKQK
- a CDS encoding ABC transporter ATP-binding protein, whose protein sequence is MSEPIISLRDIRKSYQMGDVLSHVLQGVSFDIHPGEYVCIMGPSGCGKSTLLNVLGCLDQPTSGDYFLGGENVATLNDDDLSAARNRNLGFIFQSYNLIQQLTVVENISVPMYYGGADDAHMRQVAEKLATQVGLGHRLYHKPNELSGGQQQRVAIARALSNSPLMILADEATGNLDSKSGQEILALFDELNQQGKTLVFVTHDERMVERCTRIIRLRDGVVEKDERGAKAR